In Mya arenaria isolate MELC-2E11 chromosome 1, ASM2691426v1, the genomic stretch aaaacatgagcgagtacctttaaaaACACCTTTTATCTGTTTCCAGAATGCCCACGCGCTCGGTTCTCCATGACGACATCGAGTGTGAGGATGACTCAGACTTCCCGCTAGacgatgaccttgacctttctgACCTTGATGACCTTGGGAGATCGTCGGGGTCACAAAGCGGTGCGGAAAAACAGCCGAAGGTCAAGGTGAAGGAGAAAGACGCGGACGAACCGAAAGTACCAAAAAAACGCGGACCAAAGAAGAAAAAGATGACGAAAGCTCGCTTGATGAGACTGAGAATGCGGCGAGTGAAGGCAAACACTCGCGAGAGAAACAGAATGCATGGACTCAACGATTCCTTAGATATTTTAAGGAAATATGTGCCTTGTTATTCTAAAACACAAAAGCTTTCGAAAATTGAAACATTGCGATTGGCTTGCAATTACATCGGTGCCTTGGCCAATATCCTTAAAACCGGAGTTCGCCCAGACGGTGTTTCGTTTGCCAAATCCCTATCCAAGGGGCTTTCTCAAAACACCATGAATCTTGTAGCCGGAAGTCTGCAGCTCAATCCTCGGACGCTACTTCCGGAATCATCGGGTTATTCAAAGTCCTATCAATTCCTGTACGATAACACAGTAGACTACACTTCACCTATGATACGGTCTCCGGAGTTCACGGCCGGGAGTCCGTCTTTCACTTCTTACGAGAGTTTTTCGCCTTCACGTGGCAACACGTGCTATTCCGTGCCTTCAATTAACTTTAATCATCAATCAAACGTGCCCGTGACGGTGAGCGGATACATATCACCTCGTATAACAAGTCCCCTCCACGGATTTACGCCAGACAATAGTCTCCAAGTCGAAGCTATGACATCATCAAATTTCATGCGCTGTGATAATGTAATGGAATCATATCCGGTTACCAGTTTTGGTATATCCGGTATGCAACAACATGGAGGCCTTCAGCAGACGTGCCCACAACCGTATGGTATTATGAACGCCCCCTCGGATCAACTCATTGAACACGGACTGCCTTTCCTTACAGGACAAGCTAATCTCTTTGACTCAATCACCCAATGAATAATATCAACTGTACCTTATGATGGTAAATGATATATAGCCGGATGCACTGTGCAATTTATTTGATGTCGACTGAtgatatttcatgtatttttgttcagtttttcATCGTTTGATACAGACATCTTTTTCTGTAAATACAATGACACaatgactttatttttatttctctgGATTAGGATATCTTAGACtagataattttcaaaaaaaatgagTTCATTTGACTGTGTGCCAATTGTTAGAATGCCGTTAGCCTGTAGTATAAGAACGTTAccaataattatcattatttatagaaCTCTtgtaatgatatttcattttttttgaagtttttttcttATCGTTCACCTGTTCTTGAACTTACTTTAGCATGTATGTTTGCTTTATACGGTAGAATTAACAGACAGGTTACGAGCCACTACTTGACGGTTACGTTTACATGTGGActactttttgtgcactacgtcatccaaGTATGCGTACTATGTACACGTTAAGAATGACTGGTACGAGTGCTTTATGATCAAAAGAAGAAAACgcatataatttatttacagaTAAAGAAATATTAGAGATATTCTGGTGCCTTTTAACTGGGagtttgtggccacgtagctattaattgaaagcCTATTTAGAAAGTCTaagttttatctgtacacaaaagtttatatatatatatatatatatatatatatatatatatatatatatatatatatatattatcaattaagtcaaatgagctaaatttaaaaatgcattatttgttttattttattgtttgcatcttttaaagtgacactcttattcataatcaatacaaacacatgtataacaaacataaactttgacTGACtaaccttttactacttacttaataatgcatttatgaaaaatactaaTAACTGATAAGAATATTGTAACCAtgcatttaatagcagaaagcgcaaaaatattaaatgattggtgaatgctaaaagatttactgtggtctactctatagtctcataaggtagaaataccgtgttttatgctcatttctttcaaattaagttctgtatccttcataagaaccattgttttcagcatttattcatactttttggaatattcaaacaattttattttttgcggtaaatcatatttgggagtaagagtgcaaaACCTTTATTGTATGTCAATCTTTTACTGCACGTGCAAATCGAGATGCATCCTCAAATCAGAATTGAGTCATCTTTAAAATAGCTTTTACTGGGGTTAATTCAGAACAGGCCTCTATTTCTCAAAAGTTATTTAGAATAACGAATTTAAGTAGCTCATTTTATTTAGCCAAATTTCCaacttaattttgatttaaaaaaatataaaaaaaattctatatCGTGATTGTCGAATTTCCTAATATAGTCCAAAGACTCTTAAGAATGTAAATACCTCATAAATTGTACTAAAaatagcttaatcctgttacaAGAGAGGTCATGTGtatcgagaaatttgggcctggtATATTTTTGCATGCTTAATTTATTCCgctagtatatatttttttgtaaaatacatgcCGGCCTTGGGACAAAGTGCAATTATAATCACAAATTTCGTATGTGTTTTGTTATATGATAATAACATGCCTCTGTAtctctttaaaacattttatacatttccCTTTTCTGCTCTGgtcattttatatgtttttgtatgtgttcgttacattgaataaatgtaatgttatgaaaaacaatataccAAATGTGCAATTCCCACAAACgtgcattattttatatgatgtatatatacgTATGCCTTTATTCTCATTTAATTACTGACATGATAAATAAACTATACAACTGTGtaaatacatgtgttttttatcaatttaagacataggccaatataaattaataactaGATTTTCAGCCATTTTTTTCAACTGGGGCGGGGggtgacatttttttcttag encodes the following:
- the LOC128240414 gene encoding neurogenic differentiation factor 1-like; translated protein: MPTRSVLHDDIECEDDSDFPLDDDLDLSDLDDLGRSSGSQSGAEKQPKVKVKEKDADEPKVPKKRGPKKKKMTKARLMRLRMRRVKANTRERNRMHGLNDSLDILRKYVPCYSKTQKLSKIETLRLACNYIGALANILKTGVRPDGVSFAKSLSKGLSQNTMNLVAGSLQLNPRTLLPESSGYSKSYQFLYDNTVDYTSPMIRSPEFTAGSPSFTSYESFSPSRGNTCYSVPSINFNHQSNVPVTVSGYISPRITSPLHGFTPDNSLQVEAMTSSNFMRCDNVMESYPVTSFGISGMQQHGGLQQTCPQPYGIMNAPSDQLIEHGLPFLTGQANLFDSITQ